One Rosa chinensis cultivar Old Blush chromosome 3, RchiOBHm-V2, whole genome shotgun sequence DNA window includes the following coding sequences:
- the LOC112191694 gene encoding pentatricopeptide repeat-containing protein At3g12770, translating into MGVSLTLIKRVSLLPLPAKFRTLSQFSFTFSNHYCSSPLNLDSYFSDDHTLFHFTYDSESFFASLIDNSTHKSHLNQIQAQLLVLGFQASGFLITKLVNCSSNLGCISYARQVFDEFTDPNVFLWNAIVRGYSKHNAFADAVEMYCRMQETGVSPDGFTFPHVLKACGGLAALEMGRRVHCQVFRHGFESDVFVQNSLVAFYAKCGRVERARIVFDGLGERSVVSWTSIISGYAQNGQCLEALRVFSVMRKLNVRPDWIVLVSVLKAYTDVEDLGQGRSVHGCLVKMGLDFEPDLVISLTAMYAKSGQVMVARSFFDKMERPNVMMWNAMISGYAKNGHAEKAVELFREMISRSIRIDSITLRSAISACAQVGSLELAKWMDDYISKSQYRNHVFVNTALIDMYAKCGSVYFARMVFDRTPNKDVVVWSAMIVGYGLHGRGQEAIDVYYSMQQAGVVPNDVTFLGLLTACNHSGLVHEGWELFHRMRDYGIEPGNHHYSCVVDLLGRAGQLEQAYDFIKKMPIEPGTSVWGALLSSCKIHRNVTLGEYAAEKLLSLDPYEIGHYVQLSNLYASAQLWDRVAQVRVLMREKGLIKGLGRSLIEINGKLQAFHVGDKSHPRSKEIYEELESLERRLKEAGFVPHTESVLHDLNYEETEETLCNHSERLAIAYGLICTAPGTTLRITKNLRACVNCHAATKLISKLVNREIVVRDAKRFHHFKDGFCSCGDYW; encoded by the coding sequence ATGGGTGTGAGTTTGACTCTGATCAAGAGAGTCTCTCTGCTTCCTCTTCCCGCCAAATTCCGAACTCTGTCTCAGTTTTCATTCACCTTCTCCAATCACTATTGCTCCTCTCCTCTCAACCTAGACTCATACTTCTCCGACGACCATACCCTCTTCCATTTCACCTACGATTCCGAGTCATTCTTTGCCTCTCTCATCGATAATTCCACCCACAAGAGCCACTTGAATCAAATCCAAGCGCAGTTGCTTGTACTGGGTTTCCAAGCCAGCGGCTTTTTAATCACCAAATTGGTTAACTGCAGCTCAAACCTCGGGTGCATTTCATACGCCCGCCAGGTGTTCGATGAATTTACTGACCCGAATGTGTTCCTGTGGAATGCAATCGTTCGGGGCTATTCGAAGCACAATGCGTTTGCTGATGCGGTAGAAATGTATTGTAGGATGCAAGAGACCGGTGTGAGTCCAGATGGCTTTACTTTCCCTCATGTGCTCAAAGCTTGCGGTGGCTTGGCCGCGCTTGAAATGGGCCGCCGGGTTCATTGCCAGGTGTTTCGACATGGGTTTGAGTCGGATGTGTTTGTGCAGAACAGTCTCGTGGCGTTTTATGCCAAATGTGGTAGAGTAGAACGCGCTAGGATTGTGTTTGATGGGTTGGGTGAGAGGTCGGTTGTTTCGTGGACTTCGATCATTTCAGGGTATGCGCAGAATGGCCAGTGTTTGGAAGCTCTGAGAGTTTTTAGTGTGATGAGAAAGTTGAATGTTAGACCGGATTGGATTGTTTTGGTTAGTGTTCTCAAAGCGTATACTGATGTAGAGGACTTGGGACAGGGGAGGTCTGTTCATGGATGTTTAGTTAAAATGGGACTTGACTTTGAACCTGACTTGGTCATTTCACTCACAGCCATGTATGCTAAAAGTGGGCAGGTGATGGTTGCCAGATCATTTTTTGATAAGATGGAAAGACCAAATGTAATGATGTGGAATGCTATGATTTCCGGCTATGCAAAGAACGGTCATGCTGAGAAAGCTGTAGAGCTATTCCGTGAGATGATCTCTAGAAGCATTAGAATTGATTCAATTACTCTGAGGTCTGCTATCTCAGCATGCGCCCAGGTGGGTTCTCTTGAACTAGCGAAATGGATGGATGATTATATCAGCAAAAGTCAGTATAGAAATCATGTTTTTGTTAACACAGCCCTAATTGATATGTATGCAAAATGTGGTAGTGTATACTTTGCTCGCATGGTCTTTGATAGAACACCTAATAAAGATGTTGTCGTCTGGAGTGCAATGATTGTGGGCTATGGATTGCATGGTCGAGGACAAGAAGCCATTGATGTTTACTATTCTATGCAGCAGGCTGGGGTGGTACCAAATGATGTTACCTTTCTTGGACTCCTTACTGCATGCAACCATTCAGGCCTTGTACATGAGGGATGGGAGCTTTTCCACCGCATGAGAGACTATGGGATTGAGCCTGGAAACCATCATTATTCATGTGTGGTTGATCTTCTGGGACGTGCAGGCCAGTTGGAACAGGCTTATGATTTTATAAAAAAGATGCCAATTGAACCTGGTACAAGTGTATGGGGAGCACTTCTTAGTTCATGCAAGATCCATCGAAATGTGACTTTGGGAGAATATGCTGCAGAAAAGCTTCTCTCATTAGATCCATATGAGATAGGGCATTATGTTCAACTGTCAAATCTCTATGCTTCGGCCCAATTATGGGATCGTGTTGCACAGGTGCGAGTACTGATGAGGGAGAAAGGACTGATCAAGGGCCTTGGACGTAGTTTGATTGAGATCAATGGAAAACTTCAGGCATTTCATGTAGGAGACAAGTCACATCCAAGGTCTAAGGAAATATATGAAGAGCTTGAGAGTCTAGAGAGGAGGTTGAAGGAGGCTGGCTTTGTTCCACATACAGAATCCGTCCTGCATGATTTGAATTATGAAGAGACAGAGGAGACACTTTGCAATCATAGTGAGAGGCTGGCAATTGCTTATGGCCTCATCTGTACTGCTCCTGGAACTACACTAAGAATAACTAAAAACCTACGCGCATGTGTGAATTGTCATGCAGCAACTAAGCTAATATCTAAGCTTGTCAACAGGGAGATAGTTGTCAGGGATGCAAAGCGTTTCCACCATTTCAAGGATGGATTTTGTTCCTGTGGAGATTATTGGTGA
- the LOC112192109 gene encoding FACT complex subunit SPT16 — MADNRNGNSKPTKAAGAGNNPYSIDLNVFSQRLKSLYSHWNEQPELWDSSDVIAIATPPQSDEIRYLKSSALQMWLVGYDVPDTIMVFMKKEIHFLGSQKKVSFFQGVKKSAKDAVGVDVVTHVKAKSDDGSALMDTILGVIRAQPKADGRDTVIVGRIAREDPEGNLLKLWFEKLKSATVQLGDVTNGLSDLFAVKEKEELGNVKKAAYLNTLVMQKMVAKLESVIDDEKKVTHSSLMDETEKLILEPSKVGLKLNPQNVDICYPPIFQSGGKYDLRPGAASNDELLYYDSASVIICAVGSRYHNYCSNAARTFLIDANPLQSKAYEVLLKAHAAAISELKPDNKASAAYLAALAVVEKDAPELLPNLTKSTGTGIGIEFRESGLNLNAKNDRVVKAGMVFNVSLGFHNLQSGISDPKHQNFSLLLADTVVVNNDKPEVLTVKVSKAVKDVAYSFNEVEEEKPEKGKGPANGTEALISKTNLRSDNNEKSKEELRRHHQAELARQKNEETARRLAGDGHGSGNNRSAAKSSSDLVAYKNVNDLNPKRDLMIQVDQNNEAVLLPIYGSMVPFHVATIRTVSVHAESANTNQACYIRIIFNVPGTPFSPHDTNSLKNLGSIYLKEVSFRSKDTRHINEVTQVIKNLRKRVQSRESERAERATLVTQEKLQLAGNKFKPLRLNDLWIRPVFGGRGRKIPGTLEAHANGFRYSTTRQDERVDVMYGNIKHAFFQPAENEMITLLHFHLHNHIMVGNKKTKDVQFYVEVMDVVQTLGSSKRSAYDPDEIEEEQRERARKNKVNTEFRTFVTRVQDLWQQPQFEGLELMFDQPMRELGFHGVPYKSSAYIVPTTNCLVELIETPFLVVTLGEIEIVNLERVGLGQKNFDLAIVFKDFKKDVLRIDSIPSTALEGLKEWLDDTEIKYYESRMNLSWKPILKTITEDPQSFLDNGGWEFLNLEGTDSDSEQSQESDQGYEPSDMESESESEDESSDSASLVESEDDEEEDSEEVSEDEEGKTWEELEREASNADREKGNESDSEEDRKRRKMKAFGKARAPPAGSIPKRSKLRR, encoded by the coding sequence ATGGCTGATAATcgaaatggaaatagtaagccTACAAAGGCAGCTGGAGCAGGAAACAATCCCTATTCCATTGATTTGAATGTCTTCAGTCAGAGATTGAAGTCCCTCTATTCGCACTGGAATGAGCAGCCTGAGTTGTGGGATTCTAGTGACGTTATTGCGATTGCAACACCGCCGCAATCAGATGAAATCCGGTACCTTAAGTCTTCAGCATTGCAGATGTGGTTGGTTGGGTATGATGTTCCAGATACGATAATGGTGTTCATGAAGAAGGAGATTCATTTCTTGGGTAGCCAGAAGAAGGTGTCTTTTTTCCAAGGTGTGAAGAAGTCTGCCAAAGACGCTGTGGGTGTTGATGTTGTGACGCATGTGAAGGCAAAGAGTGATGATGGCAGTGCTCTGATGGATACTATTTTGGGTGTAATTCGTGCCCAACCAAAGGCTGATGGCCGTGATACTGTTATTGTAGGAAGGATAGCAAGGGAGGATCCTGAGGGGAATCTTTTAAAATTGTGGTTTGAGAAGCTGAAGAGTGCAACTGTTCAGCTTGGTGATGTAACAAATGGGTTGTCTGACTTGTTTGCTGTCAAGGAGAAAGAGGAACTTGGTAATGTCAAGAAAGCCGCTTACTTAAATACTCTTGTTATGCAGAAAATGGTGGCGAAGCTTGAGAGTGTTATTGATGATGAGAAGAAGGTCACTCACTCTTCTTTGATGGATGAGACAGAGAAACTTATACTGGAACCCTCTAAAGTTGGGCTGAAGCTCAATCCTCAGAATGTTGATATCTGTTACCCTCCAATCTTTCAGAGTGGAGGAAAGTATGATCTCAGACCTGGTGCTGCCAGCAATGATGAGCTTCTTTATTATGATTCTGCAAGTGTGATCATATGTGCTGTTGGATCTCGTTATCACAATTACTGCTCGAATGCTGCCAGGACTTTTTTGATTGATGCTAATCCCCTTCAGAGCAAGGCATATGAGGTTCTTCTCAAGGCCCATGCTGCAGCCATTAGTGAGTTGAAGCCTGACAATAAAGCCAGTGCTGCATATCTAGCAGCACTGGCTGTTGTAGAGAAGGATGCTCCTGAACTATTACCTAATCTGACAAAATCTACGGGGACAGGCATTGGTATTGAGTTCCGTGAATCTGGGTTGAATCTTAATGCAAAAAATGACCGGGTGGTGAAAGCTGGCATGGTCTTTAATGTGTCACTCGGTTTTCATAACTTGCAGAGTGGTATCAGTGATCCAAAGCACCAGAACTTCTCTTTGTTGCTAGCTGACACTGTTGTTGTCAACAATGACAAACCAGAGGTGCTGACAGTAAAAGTTTCTAAAGCTGTTAAAGATGTGGCATACTCCTTTaatgaagttgaagaagaaaagcCTGAGAAAGGAAAAGGTCCAGCTAATGGAACAGAGGCCTTGATATCTAAAACCAATCTGAGGTCAGACAATaatgagaaatcaaaggagGAGCTACGAAGGCATCACCAGGCAGAACTTGCCCGccagaaaaatgaagaaacagccCGTAGACTTGCTGGTGATGGACATGGATCAGGTAATAATCGTTCCGCTGCAAAGTCTTCATCCGATTTAGTGGCCTACAAGAATGTAAATGATCTCAATCCTAAAAGAGATCTGATGATTCAAGTTGACCAGAATAATGAAGCTGTTCTTTTGCCTATATATGGGAGCATGGTCCCCTTTCATGTTGCCACCATAAGGACAGTTAGTGTCCACGCGGAGTCAGCCAACACTAATCAGGCTTGTTATATCAGAATCATCTTCAATGTTCCTGGGACTCCTTTTAGTCCTCATGATACAAACTCACTGAAAAACTTGGGTTCTATATATTTAAAGGAAGTTTCATTTCGCTCCAAGGACACAAGGCACATAAATGAAGTTACACAGGTGATCAAAAACCTTCGGAAGCGAGTTCAGTCCAGGGAGAGTGAGAGAGCTGAGAGGGCTACACTTGTTACTCAGGAGAAACTCCAACTAGCTGGTAACAAATTTAAGCCACTGAGATTGAATGACCTCTGGATTCGACCTGTGTTTGGTGGACGTGGCAGAAAGATTCCAGGTACTCTTGAAGCTCATGCAAATGGGTTTCGTTACTCTACCACCAGACAAGATGAGCGCGTGGATGTAATGTATGGAAATATTAAGCATGCTTTTTTCCAGCCAGCAGAGAATGAGATGATTACTCTCCTTCATTTTCATCTTCACAATCACATAATGGTGGGCAACAAGAAAACCAAAGACGTGCAATTCTATGTGGAGGTTATGGATGTAGTTCAGACCTTGGGAAGTAGTAAGAGATCTGCCTACGACCCAGATGAGATTGAAGAAGAGCAACGAGAGAGGGCTAGGAAGAACAAAGTCAACACTGAATTTCGGACCTTTGTGACTCGGGTACAGGATCTTTGGCAGCAGCCCCAGTTTGAAGGCCTTGAACTTATGTTTGATCAGCCTATGAGGGAGCTTGGTTTCCACGGTGTGCCTTATAAATCCTCAGCATATATCGTCCCTACTACAAATTGCCTGGTTGAACTGATTGAAACTCCTTTTCTTGTTGTCACTCTTGGCGAGATTGAAATTGTGAATCTGGAAAGGGTTGGGCTTGGACAGAAGAATTTTGACCTGGCAATTGTGTTCAAGGATTTTAAAAAAGATGTTCTTCGGATTGATTCGATCCCATCCACAGCACTTGAAGGTCTCAAGGAATGGCTGGACGACACAGAGATCAAGTACTATGAGAGCAGGATGAATCTGTCGTGGAAACCTATACTGAAGACAATTACTGAGGATCCGCAGAGCTTCCTTGATAATGGAGGTTGGGAGTTTTTGAATTTGGAGGGAACGGATTCAGACTCTGAACAGTCTCAGGAGTCAGACCAGGGTTATGAACCATCTGATATGGAATCCGAATCAGAATCGGAGGATGAATCTTCTGATAGTGCGTCACTTGTGGAGTCTGAGGATGATGAGGAGGAAGATTCAGAAGAAGTCTCGGAGGATGAGGAGGGGAAGACATGGGAAGAGTTGGAGAGGGAAGCAAGCAATGCAGACAGGGAGAAAGGCAACGAGTCGGACAGCGAGGAGGACAGGAAGAGAAGGAAGATGAAAGCTTTTGGCAAGGCTCGAGCCCCGCCTGCTGGTAGCATCCCAAAGCGGTCCAAGCTGAGGAGATAG
- the LOC112194026 gene encoding putative F-box/FBD/LRR-repeat protein At1g78760, translating to MELFASSRASRERVRDRFTNLPEDVACKILSFVSFRDSACVGCVSKRCREFSLCVQNLDFDSAYAIYMRDRLRLLNCLDRFLFQRGEKEIKSFRIHWIFEGESARNDEHFRVMSWINYAVQCNVGSLNLELSMFGGMMTLELPSCIFHCKSLRHLIVDVLNTGGKILKTPSFACSSNLQSLKLKNVTIEEGFGKWISWCCKCIKELSLEQVFKTERISIASSSLESFSLKSDYRLCSDDLLKLSILNVSGEKLGKIHVQWKTRRRGIDYLQIFAPNVKDLTLIGIFMNYLSLGKLMCLEKSIIYPLGIHHFDKAFEILCSVSRAKVVALIGDIIKVVFREGFMRPPLDNVYCFSILGTLTDDLVPPMANLLKTVPNLISLRISNAVIPLNSSTNSSGFNISYWKSLNLAFVDHLEYVSIPIFNGGNEVEFAAYLLENARNLKRMVIYHSGQHGAIKWLQNKSFCYSTANVIFMEPVKQLIKKTRETERRLMF from the exons ATGGAACTCTTTGCAAGTTCTCGAGCTTctcgagagagagtgagagatagATTTACTAATCTTCCAGAGGATGTTGCTTGTAAAATTCTTTCCTTCGTCAGTTTTAGAGACAGTGCTTGTGTGGGATGTGTGTCCAAAAGATGTAGAGAGTTTTCTCTATGCGTTCAGAACTTGGATTTTGATTCCGCCTATGCAATTTACATGCGGGATAGGTTGAGGTTGTTGAATTGTTTGGATAGGTTCTTGTTTCAACGCGGGGAGAAGGAGATAAAGAGCTTTCGTATTCATTGGATCTTTGAAGGAGAAAGTGCAAGAAACGATGAGCATTTTCGAGTAATGTCATGGATCAATTATGCAGTCCAGTGCAATGTTGGAAGTCTTAATCTTGAGCTCAGTATGTTTGGGGGGATGATGACATTAGAATTGCCGTCTTGCATCTTTCATTGCAAGTCTTTGAGGCATCTAATTGTGGATGTATTGAACACAGGAGGGAAGATTCTTAAGACGCCCTCCTTTGCTTGTTCCAGTAATCTCCAATCCTTAAAACTGAAAAATGTTACTATTGAGGAGGGGTTTGGTAAATGGATCTCATGGTGTTGCAAATGCATAAAGGAATTATCACTTGAACAGGTATTCAAGACAGAAAGAATCAGCATTGCAAGCTCATCTCTGGAATCATTTAGTCTTAAGAGTGATTATCGTTTGTGTTCTGATGATCTCCTTAAGCTCTCCATCCTTAACGTCTCAGGTGAAAAACTGGGAAAAATACATGTACAATGGAAAACACGTAGACGTGGCATAGATTATTTGCAGATTTTTGCCCCTAATGTTAAAGATTTGACATTGATTGGGATTTTCATGAATTACCTGTCTTTGGGAAAATTAATGTGTTTAGAAAAGTCGATAATTTATCCATTAGGCATACATCATTTTGACAAGGCGTTTGAGATTCTTTGCAGTGTAAGCAGAGCTAAAGTTGTCGCTTTGATTGGAGACATCATAAAG GTTGTGTTCAGGGAAGGCTTCATGAGACCACCCTTAGATAATGTTTATTGCTTTTCTATACTTGGGACGTTGACTGACGACCTTGTCCCACCTATGGCCAATCTTCTTAAAACAGTGCCTAATTTGATTAGTTTGCGCATAAGTAATGCAGTCATCCCTCTCAACTCTAGTACTAAT TCATCTGGGTTCAATATCAGTTATTGGAAATCCCTGAACCTGGCTTTTGTTGATCATCTTGAGTACGTATCAATACCAATTTTCAACGGAGGTAATGAGGTGGAGTTTGCAGCTTATTTGCTTGAAAATGCTAGGAATTTGAAGAGAATGGTCATTTATCACTCAGGCCAACATGGTGCTATAAAGTGGCTTCAAAATAAAAGCTTCTGCTATTCCACTGCCAATGTTATCTTTATGGAACCAGTCAAGCAGTTAATCAAGAAAACAAGGGAAACAGAAAGGAG GTTGATGTTCTAG
- the LOC112194885 gene encoding peroxidase 5: MSNSMLRLCLIFLTMSMMVFMSSAITPRVGFYRTSCPSAEAIVRKAVHKAVAKNPGIAAGLIRMHFHDCFVRGCDASVLLDSTPGKLSEKEHPANNPSLRGFEVIDQAKAELESLCPRTVSCADILAFAARDGALAVGGINYQVPSGRRDGRVSLFDDPSQDLPSPSSNAKELGDSFAPSKGFSLDEMVTLSGAHSIGVSHCSSFTNRLYSFNKTHPQDPSLDPKFARDLKAKCPPSSSNNVVQLDGLTPNRLDNKYYTNLMNHRGLFESDQTLLSSHSTAGMVRNNARLGPAWAKNFASAMVKMGSIDILTGRQGEIRKKCRVVN; the protein is encoded by the exons ATGAGTAACTCAATGTTAAGGTTGTGCTTGATCTTCCTAACCATGTCTATGATGGTCTTCATGTCATCAGCCATAACCCCCAGAGTTGGTTTCTATAGAACAAGTTGTCCTTCTGCAGAAGCAATTGTGAGAAAAGCTGTACACAAAGCCGTGGCGAAGAATCCTGGCATTGCTGCTGGCCTTATCAGAATGCATTTCCATGATTGCTTTGTCAGG GGTTGTGATGCATCTGTCCTACTTGATTCAACTCCTGGAAAGCTATCTGAAAAAGAACATCCGGCAAACAACCCAAGCTTAAGAGGCTTTGAAGTGATCGATCAGGCAAAGGCGGAACTTGAATCTCTATGCCCGAGAACTGTGTCATGTGCTGACATTCTTGCATTCGCAGCTCGTGACGGTGCCTTGGCAGTTGGTGGCATAAACTACCAAGTGCCTTCAGGGAGGCGTGATGGGAGAGTTTCATTATTTGACGACCCTTCCCAAgatcttccttctccttcttcgaATGCCAAGGAGCTCGGGGATAGTTTTGCACCCAGCAAAGGCTTTAGCTTGGATGAAATGGTTACATTATCTGGGGCGCATTCCATTGGTGTGTCACATTGTTCTTCCTTCACGAACCGCTTGTATTCCTTCAATAAAACTCACCCACAAGACCCTTCCTTGGATCCCAAGTTTGCTAGGGACTTGAAAGCCAAGTGTCCTCCATCCTCATCAAACAATGTAGTCCAACTTGATGGTCTTACACCAAACAGGCTTGACAATAAGTACTACACCAACTTGATGAACCATCGTGGCCTATTTGAGTCGGATCAAACTCTTCTTAGCAGCCATTCAACGGCGGGGATGGTGAGGAATAATGCTAGACTTGGTCCAGCTTGGGCTAAGAATTTTGCATCCGCTATGGTGAAAATGGGTTCCATTGATATCCTCACAGGAAGACAGGGTGAGATCAGAAAAAAGTGCAGGGTTGTGAACTAG